The genomic DNA AAATGAGTATTAAAGATTCAGATAAACAAGGACTTAGAGATTTTGGTTTGTGGTTAATGAATAGATCTGTTTAAGTTTTATTATTTTTATTGTGTGATTTTAAAATAAAGAGTACATTTGCACCCAATAATTTTGGTCCCATAGCTCAGTTGGTTAGAGCACCTGACTCATAATCAGGTGGTCCTTGGTTCGAGCCCAAGTGGGACCACTTTATTTTAAAGCCTTTACAGAAATGTAGAGGCTTTTTTGTTTTACATAAATTTCAAGAATAATTTAAGATAAATAGATTTAAACCCTCATTCTAATCTGAATTTATTAGAATAATTACATTTAAAATTTTCTTTTTTAAAACTTAAAGATCATTTAGAGTACTACTGCATATTTCATCAATGAGAAGAAGTATTCATATTTAATGGAATGTCAGCTTGAAATCTTTTCGCTTTTATATTTATTTTTCCATCAAATTTAAAGTTTCAGAAATAGTTGTTACAGGAAGTTTACAAGAACTATTTACACAAACATATATGTAGGTCTCGTTTTCTGTAAATCTGTTTTCTAATAGTGGTAAATTAGAGTTTTCCGTACTATAAGAAATTAAAATATTTGGGAGGTAGTTTTTATGTAACTCTGCTAGCTTCTTTTTAGCGTATTTACCTGCAATTACAACTTCATAATACGGATTCGTATAATTTAACATTACAGCCAACCAATTAGAAAAAGAAGCAGCATGATCTACTATTTTTGGTTTTATATTATTAAGCATCGAAGTAGCCATTTTTAAGTATTTCTTATCACTTAAATGATGAGAAAGCGCAAATAAATTTTTTGCCATGATAGAATTACTAGAGGCAATTACATTGTCTTGGTATTCTATTGTTTTTGCTACCAACGGAGCATCTTTTTTAGAAGTAAAATAAAACATTTTTGAAGTTTCATCATAGAAATGTTCAATAGCATACATAGTTAACTCTTTCGCTTTTTGTAGCCAAATCTCTTCTGAAGTTACTTGGTGTAATTTAATAAAAGCTTCAACTATAGCAGCATAATCTTCTAAATAGCCATTAATGCTACTTTTGCCTTTTTTATAATTATGATATAATCTACCATCTTCTAGTAATTGATTATTTAAAATAAAATGCGCATTTTTAAGGGCTGCATCTAAATATTTTTTTTCATTAAAAACTGAATACGCATCTAAATAACCTGTTATCATTAACCCGTTCCAAGAAGTTAAACTCTTGTCATCTAGCCTTGGTTTTTTACGCTTTTCTTGCTCTTCTCTTAATGTTTTTTTCCAGTTGATTTTATATTCTTTTAATTTAGAAATTGAAATGTTATTTTCTTTACAAAAACCAACATCATCAATAGTTTTTATAAGTACAAACTTATCTTCTTCCCAAAAACCAAAATCGTTGATGTTATAGTATTTAGAAAATAAGTCAAAATTACTTTTTAAGAGGGTTTTTAATGTTGTCTTTGTCCAAGAGTAATATGCACCTTCTTCTAATTTACCTTCATGATTATAGCTATCGGCGTCTAAGGAAGAGTAAAACATTCCTTCTGGTGAAGTAAGTTCCTTTTTAACAAAATCTAAAGTTTCATAAACTACTTCTTTGTAGGTTTTGTTTTTAGTTATTTGATACGCGTTTGCATACAAGCTTACTAATTGAGCATTGTCATACAACATCTTTTCAAAATGAGGAATGTGCCATTTTTTATCAACAGAATACCTAGAGAAACCTCCATTTATTTGATCGAAAATTCCGCCAAAAGCCATTTTATGTAATGTATTTTCGATGTGTTTCATCAATTTTTCATCATCATCTTGATATGCATAACGCATTAAAAATTGATAATTATTTGGCATCATAAATTTTGGAGGATTATTTGTGCCTCCAAAATTAGCATCAAAAGATATGCGCCATTTTTCTACTTCTTTTTCTATAAAAGTCTTTGTAAAAACAGGTTCAGCTGTATTTAAATGAACTAAATCTAAATCTTTAATTCCTACCTCTAATTTATCTGCAAAAGCATAAAAATCTTCAGGCCTGTTTTTAAAACCTTCAGCTGTTTGTTCTAAGATTTTTAACCATTGTTCTTTAGGGAAATAGGTTCCTCCAAAAATAGGTCTTCCGTCGGGTAAAGCAATTACATTTAAAGGCCAGCCACCACTTCCTGTCATTAATTGTACTGCTTTCATGTAGACTTTATCTACATCTGGTCTTTCTTCTCTATCAACTTTAATGTTAATAAAGTTTTTGTTCATAATTTTAGCCACAATAGAATCTTCAAAACTTTCCTCTTCCATCACATGGCACCAGTGGCAAGCGGCATAACCAACACTAATTACAATTAATTTATTGGCTGTTTTTGCTGTTGCTAACGATTTTTCATTCCACGCTTTCCAGTTTACAGGATTATGAGCGTGTTGTAATAAATACGGACTTGTTTCATGTACTAAATCGTTTGTAAATTGATGTTTATCTTTTTTAATGTTTTCTGTACAACTGATAAAAATTATCAAAAAAAACAAATAGATTAGGGTTTCATATTTTGGCATTATTAGCTTTTAAAATTGTTAATTCTTTGTTCTTATTTGGAATGATAAAATGTAAAAGACCATCAATTATAATCTTTTTAACTGCTTTTACTTTTTTTATAGAAACTTTTATCGGTAGTAGATTGAAACTCTCTTACACTGTTACTTAACAAAATAAAGCTTTTAGAAGCATCATATTTAATGGTTTCTATTTCTGCATCATACACATTTCCAACCCCAAATATATCTAAAAAACCATCATTATTCACATCAGCAACTTTAATACTTAATGTTGGCGAAAATTGGGCTTTAATTGGTAATTCCTACAAAAAAATCATTTAAACCATCATTATTAATATCAATGATAGATACACCGGTTGTCCAGCCAACTTCATCAGAAATATTTGCTTTTAACGTAATGTATGTAAACTCGAAATCGCCATTATTTAAGTATAACTTATTCTATTCTTGGTTAGAAGTAAAGTAAATGCCTTCTAAATCATCATTATTAATATTGCCTACAGAAACGCCACCGCCATTATAAATTATGCGTAATTTAGAAAGTTGAAGTAAAGGGTTTCTTTAAGGGTGTTTTTAAATAAATATTTGTGTCTTCTGATGCTAAAAGTGTAAACTGCTTCGCCGGGTTCTTCTCAGGAGTACAAGAGAAACCAAAAATCAAAATTAGGAACAGAGAAATAGTGTTATTTGGTTTCATTTATGGATGCTTTTTTAATGATAAGGAGCGTTAAAAGAGAATTCTTAGTTTTACTTTAATAGTTCTTTTTACAATAATGAATCAAGTTTATTCACTAAAAGGAGTTCATAAAGAAGAGGGTTCAAACGAATCTCTCATTTTTTTGAAGGTTTATAAAAAATTAGTAAAAATTAAGTGTGAAGACATTTTGTATGTTGAAAGCTTAAAAGATTACATCAAAGTATTTACAAATAAAGAGCATTATCTTGTGCATAAATATCTAACGAGTATAAGAGAAGAGCTTCCTGAAAATAATTTCATCAGAATTCATAGGTCATATACCATTGCAATAGATAGAGTAAAAAAGTATAGAAGGTGATTTGGTAGAAAATATGTTAGTCACGCAAAACGTGTTATTCTAAATATTGATTAATTTTTATTCCTTAAATGAATCTGTATAGGTGTAATTCTATGTCATTGGTAGATAATATTTATCCAAGACTTCATCTTTTTTTTATTCATTTTTAGATAATTTAAAGGGCGTTGAGTATTTGCTTTTAACAGCAGTTGGTTTATTGTTTTTAGGCTATGTTTTTGATGTCTGGTTTCCTATAAATAAAGCGATTTGGAGTAGTAGTTTTGTTTTGGTTACAAGTGGTTGGGCAACATTAATTCTAGCTATAATTTATTATTTAAGAGATATAAAGCAATTTAAATTCGGAAATATATTTAAGTATGTTGGTATGAATGCAATTACAATTTATTTCTCATCAAGTTTTATTTATAAAAGCATGTGCCTAATTAAGGTAGGGTAGCATGGTAATATTTATATGAAAGTGTTTTTTGAGCAATCTTTCTTCTCAAACAACTTGTCGTCATTATTATACGGTTTAACTGTTGTCTTATTTTATTTAGGATTGGGGTATTTAATGTTTAAAATTAAAATTTTTAAAAAGGTTTAAGTTATTTTATTAAATCTAAAATAAATTTTTTAGGGAGATTTCTTCAAGGTTAAGGAGGTTTTTAGTATTATAGAACTTCGTTAAAGTACAATTTCATCCCTCTTTTTCAGTATTTTATAAATCGACTTGTAAAATATTGGTAGCTAGCTATCAGAAATATGCTTACATTTGCCAACGAATTAAAAAATGTTTTTCGCAAACAATGGTAATTAGAGAAGTGAAAGTTATTCGAACAGTAATCTCATTTATCTTCTAAATAACTAATAATTGGTTCGAGGGCATATTTAGTAACTTTTTTTTAGACAAGTATATACTTGTAATTATTAAAAATTTCAAATTTTAATCTGGGGGGATATAAAATGAAGAAAATAAAACTTACAGTACTTATTATAGTACTTCTTACTACGCAATTGGTTTGTGGTCAAATTGTACCACCACCTTCACCAGGTCCACCACCACCACCAGGTCTTCCTGTTGATGGGGGATTAGTTTTTTTATTGATATCTGGTTTAATCTATGGTGTTAAAAAACTAAAGAAGTAGCGTTTTACTTCTTTGTTAATCTGCTAACGTATTTTCCAATTACATCAAATTCTAAATTAACTTTATCATTTACAGATAAGTTTTTAAAAGAAGTGTTGCTATATGTGTATGGTATAATGGCAACGCTAAAAGAATTGTCTTCAGAATTTATTACAGTTAAACTTACACCGTTTATTGTAATAGAACCTTTCTCTATAGTTATATTGTTTTTTTCTGAATTGTATTTAAAAGTAAAGACTGTACTTCCATTTTGATTTTCAATACTTGTGCAAACACCGGTTTCATCTACATGACCTTGTACAATATGGCCATCTAATCGATCACCAAGTTTCATTCCGCGTTCTAAATTAACTTTTTCAGAAACTTTTAAACTACCAATATTAGTTTTGTTTAAGGTTTCTTTTATTGCTGTTACAGTATATTCATCACTTTTAATACCAACTACTGTTAAACATACGCCATTATGTGCAACACTTTGGTCTATTTTTAACTCATTAGTAATACTGCTTTTAATTGTCAAGTGAAGATTCTCCTGCTCTTTAACCAAGTTTGTAATTGTACCAAGTGTCTCAATAATTCCCGTAAACATTTCCCTAAATTTTAGTTACTTTTGTAGAATATCAAAATTAAGACTATTACAAGAGTTATGGGGGAAAAAACTGATAAAATAATTGTTGGAATTTCAATAGGAGATTTAAACGGAATAGGAATAGAGGTTATTTTAAAAACATTCGAAGATAAAAGAATGTTAGATTTTTGTACGCCAGTCTTATTTGGGAGTACAAAAGTGATTTCTTACCATAAAAAAGCTTTGAATATAGAACTTCCTGTTCACGGAATTACTTCTATAAACCAAGTTAATCATTCAAAAATAAATATTTTAAATATCTGGAAAGAAGAGGTTGCTATACAATTAGGGGAAGCAACGAAGATTTCTGGAGGATATGCTGCAAAATCATTAGAAGAAGCAGTAAAACATTTAAAAGAAAAGACAATAGACGTTTTATTAACTGCGCCAATTAATAAAGAAACAATTCAGTCAGAAAATTTTAATTTCCCAGGACATACAGAATACTTAGAAGCTAATTTAGAGGGAAAAAGTTTAATGATTTTAATGACAGATCAATTAAGAATTGGTTTAATTACAGGTCATATTCCTATTTCTGAAGTTGCTGAAGCAATTACTCCAGAAATTATAAAAGAGAAGGTTGAAACAATGTACACTTCTTTAAAAACAGATTTCGGAATTTCAAAACCTAAAATAGCCGTTTTAGGATTGAACCCTCATTGTGGTGATAAAGGTGTAATTGGCAAAGAAGATGATGAAATAATAAAACCAACTATTGCTGAAATTGCAGCATCAGGAAAATTAGTTTTTGGTCCTTATGCAGCCGATGGTTTCTTTGGCTCTGAGACCTATAGACAGTTTGACGGTGTTTTGGCAACGTATCATGACCAAGGTTTAGCACCTTTTAAAGCATTGTCTTTTGGCAACGGAGTTAATTTTACGGCAGGGTTAAGTGAAATTAGAACTTCGCCAGATCATGGAACCGGTTTTGATATTGCAGGAAAAAATAAAGCAAACCCTTCTTCTTTTAAGGAAGCTTTATTTACCGCAATTCAAATTTATAAAACAAGAAATGAATACAAAGAGCTTACTAAAAACCCACTTTTAGTGAAGCATTAAAAATAAAATTCTTTTTTTGAAAGAAAAGAGTGTATAGAAACATTTTTTTATATCTTTGCACGCTCAATTTGATGTTTGATAATGAAAGACTTGAAACAATTCAACATACCGTTTGTAGGATTAAAGGAAGGGAAGCATTTGTTTGAGTATAGTATTGACAATACGTTCTTTGAGATATACAACTATAGCGAGTTTGAAAAATCTTCAATAAATGTTACTTTAGAATTTGTAAAAAAAAGCACTTTGTTTGAGCTTGTTTTTACCGCTTCAGGAACTGTAAATGTTCCTTGTGATGTTACAAATGAATATTTTGACCTTGAAATTACATCAACTTTACCGTTAATTGTAAAGTTTGGGCCAGAATATAATGATGATAATGAAGAGATTTTAATCTTGCCGCATGAAGTATATCAATTTAGTGTAGCACAATTTATTTATGAAATGATTGTGTTAGGAATTCCTAACAGAAGAATACATCCAAAAGTATTAGACGGTACTATGGAGTCTGAAGCACTAGATAAATTAGAAGAATTAGAAGTAAAAGAAGTAAAAACTGTTCAAACAACAGACCCTAGATGGGATAAATTAAAGAATTTAATAACAGAAAAAAAGACATAAAATGGCACATCCTAAAAGGAAAATATCCAAAACTAGAAGAGATAAAAGGAGAACGCATTATAAAGCATCTGACCAACAGATTGCTACAGATCCTACAACAGGAGAGGCGCACTTGTATCATAGAGCTCACTGGCATGAAGGTAAACTTTATTACAGAGGTCAAATAGTATTAGAATCTGCAACAGTAGAGGCTTAGAAAGAATTTATTTTGTATGAAAAACCCTCAATTTCGAGGGTTTTTTTGCGTTTTTATATCAAATTTCATCGTTTTTGATAACTTTTACCTTAAAAAGTAAAATAAATTTCATTACTTTGAAATTCCTTAACATTGGGATAACAAACTAATATTATGACAAAAATCACTGCAGCAATATCAGCAGTAGGGAAATATGTTCCTGAATACGTTCTAACAAATAAAGAGTTAGAAGCCTATGTAGAAACGAATGATGAGTGGATAACTTCTAGAACAGGTATCAAAGAAAGAAGAATTTTAAAAGGAGAAGGCTTAGGTACTTCTTATATGGCAATTAAAGCTTCTGAAGACTTAATTAGTAAGTCTAACATAGATCCAAAAGAAATAGATTTAGTAATCGTTGCAACTGCAACGCCAGATTTACCAGTTGCCTGTACAGCTGCTTATGTCGCTACAGAAATTGGTGCAACAAATGCATTTGGTTATGATTTACAAGCTGCATGTTCTAGCTTTCTATACGGTATGTCTACAGCCTCTAGTTATATAGAATCTGGTAGATATAAAAAAGTGCTTTTAATTGGGGCAGATAAAATGTCTTCGATTATAGACTATTCAGATAGAGCAACTTGTATTATTTTTGGTGATGGAGCAGGAGCTGCTTTATTCGAACCAAATTATGAAGGTTTAGGTTTGCAAGACGAATATTTAAGAAGTGATGGTATTGGAAGAGATTTCTTAAGAATAGAGGCTGGTGGATCTCAAATGCCAACTACACAAAAAACAGTCGAAGAAAAAAGGCATTTTGTGTATCAAGAAGGTAAAACTGTTTTTAAATATGCTGTTTCTAATATGGCAGAAGTTGCAGAAAAAATGTTAACTAGAAATAACTTAACAGAACCAGATATTCAATGGTTGGTTGCACATCAAGCTAATAAAAGGATTATAGAAGCAACTGCAAAAAGAGTAGGGGTTTCAGCAGAAAAAGTAATGATGAATATTCATAGATATGGTAATACAACATCTGCAACTTTGCCTTTGTTATTAGCAGACTATGAAAGTCAATTGAAAAAAGGAGATAATTTAATTTTTGCTGCATTTGGTGGTGGTTTCACTTGGGGAGCTGCATACTTAAAATGGGCTTACAATTCATAAATATAACAACTAAACAATAAGAAAAATGGATATTAAAGAAATTCAAAATCTTATAAAATTTGTAGCTAAATCTGGCGCTAGCGAGGTAAAGTTAGAAATGGAAGATGTGAAAATCACAATAAAAACAGGTTCAGAAAAAACAGAAACAACTATTGTTCAAGCTGCACCAATGCAAGGTATGCCACATATGGCTGCACCAATGGCGGCGGCTCCAGTAGCAGAGCAACCAGCAACAGTTGGGAGTACGGAAAGTGAAGATGCTAAATTCATCACTATTAAGTCTCCAATAATTGGTACTTTTTATAGAAAGCCATCTCCTGACAAACCAAATTTTGCAGAAGTAGGTACAGAAGTTAGTATTGGTGATACCGTATGTGTTATCGAAGCTATGAAATTATTTAACGAAATAGAATCTGAAATCTCAGGTAAAATTGTTAAAGTTTTAGTAGATGATTCTTCTCCAGTAGAATTTGATCAACCATTATTTTTGGTAGACCCATCATAGTTAAATTATAAGTTAGAAACTAGATATTAGAAGTTTATCTTCTTAAAGAATCTAAAGAAAACTAAAAATTTAATGTCTAAAAACCAAACAAGATGTTTAAAAAAATATTAATTGCCAATAGAGGTGAAATAGCGCTACGTGTTATTAGAACCTGTAGAGAAATGGGTATTAAAACTGTAGCTGTATATTCTACAGCAGATGCAGAAAGTTTACACGTTAGATTTGCAGATGAAGCCGTTTGTATTGGTCCTCCTCAAAGTTCTGAGTCTTACTTAAAGATGTCTAACATTATTGCCGCTGCAGAAATAACAAATGCAGATGCAATTCACCCAGGTTATGGCTTTTTATCTGAAAATGCTAAATTTTCTAATTTATGTGAAGAACATAATATTAAATTTATTGGAGCAACAGGTAGAATGATAGACCAAATGGGAGATAAAGCAAATGCTAAATCGACTATGATAGAAGCTGGTGTACCTTGTGTACCAGGTTCTGAAGGTGTTATTGCAAATTTTGAAGAATGTAAAAAAGTAGCTATAGAAACTGGTTACCCTGTAATGCTAAAAGCTTCTGCTGGTGGTGGTGGTAAAGGAATGCGTGCAGTTTGGAAAGCAGAAGATTTAAAAGATGCTTGGGATTCTGCGAGACAAGAATCTAAAGCCGCTTTTGGTAATGATGATATGTATATGGAAAAGCTTATCGAAGAGCCAAGACATATAGAAATTCAGATTGTAGGAGATTCTTTTGGTAAAGCATGTCATTTATCTGAAAGAGATTGTTCTGTACAAAGACGTCATCAAAAATTAACAGAAGAAACGCCTTCTCCTTTCATGACAGATGAATTGAGAGAGAAAATGGGAGATGCTGCTGTTAAAGCTGCGGAATATATAAAATATGAAGGTGCAGGAACTGTAGAGTTTTTGGTAGATAAGCATAGAAATTTCTTCTTTATGGAGATGAATACACGTATTCAAGTAGAGCACCCAATTACGGAAGAGGTTGTAAATTACGACTTAATAAGAGAACAAATTTTAGTTGCTGCAGGTGTACCAATTTCTGGTAAAAACTATTATCCGAAAATGCATTCAATAGAATGTAGAATAAACGCAGAAGATCCTTATAATAATTTTAGACCAGCTCCAGGGAAAATTACAACGTTTCACGCTCCAGGAGGTCACGGAATTAGAATTGATACACACGTGTATGCAGGCTATATGATTCCGCCGAATTACGATTCTATGATTGCTAAATTAATTACTACTGCTCAAACAAGAGAAGAAGCAATTAATAAAATGAAACGTGCTTTAGATGAGTTTGTAATTGAAGGTGTTAAAACAACGATTCCTTTCCATAGACAATTAATGGATCATCCAGATTATGTTGCAGGAAACTATACTACTAAGTTTATGGAAGATTTTGTAATGAAATAAAACCGTACAATTTAGTACTAATAATAAAGTAAAAATAGAGAATACAGTTTGTGTTCTCTATTTTTTTTACCTTTATGCTAAATATGTTTTGGTATGAAAATAGATGGAATAGATAAAACAATTATTAAGAGATTGGTAAAAGATGCAAGAACTCCAATTTTAAGTATTGCTAGAGAGGTTGGTGTTTCTGGTGCAGCCATTCATCAAAGGCTAAAGAAATTAGAGAAATCTAAATTAATAGAAGGGTATAGTATGATTCTTAATCCTGAAGCTTTAGGATATACAACAACTGCTTTTGTAGGTGTTTATTTAGATTCATCAAGCCAACTATCTTCAACAATAAAAAGATTAAAAGAAATACCAGAAGTTATAGAAAGTCACTACACAACAGGTAATTATGCAGTTTTTATAAAAGTTTTATGTAAAAATAACAAAAGCTTAAAAGATATCTTAAATGACAAAATTCAGCCAATAAAAAATGTTTTAAGAACAGAGACTTTTATTTCTTTAGAGCAACAGGTAAAAAGACAAATAAATATTTAAAATTTTGGAAATACCAAACTTAGATTATTTAAAAGAAATTTCAGGAGGAGATCTCGATTTTGAAAATGCAATGCTTTCACTTCTGAAATTAGAGTTTCCAGCAGAATATACTGTTTTAAAAATGAATTTTGACAATAATAATTTTGATGAAATAGCATTAGATATTCATAAAATAAAACACAAAATAGGAATGCTAGGTATGGAGGCCAGTGTCGATTTAGCTTCTAAATGCGAGAAGAACATAAAAAATGGTAATACCGAAGAATATAGAGATCTGGTATTAATTTTAGAGAGAATTAATGTATATTTAAAAAATAAATAGTCCCCCAACTACACCATGAATTGTATAATTATAGATGATGATGCATCTGCTAGGTTAATTATTAGGCAGTTATGTAAAAACACAAAACTAATTGTAAAAGAAGAATTTTCTTCTGCTATAGAGGCAATAAAATACTTAAATTCTAATAATATAGATGTTGCATTCGTAGATATCCACATGCCAACTTTTTCTGGTTTCGATTTTATTAAAACCTTAAAAGCACCACTTAAAGTTATTTTAACAACTTCAGATAAAAATTTTGCTTTAGAAGCTTTTGAGTTTGATTGTGTTGTAGATTATTTATTAAAACCAATAGGTATAGATCGTTTTCAAAAATCTATAGAGAAACTTTCCAATCTATCTTTAGTTAATCTAACAGCAGAAGAAAACAATCGTGAAACTGAAAACACAGATTTTATTTTTGTTAATGTTGATAAGCGATTAGTTAAAATTAACATTCCAGAAATTTTATTAATAGAAGCAAAAGGTGATTATATAAGTATTAGAACAGATCAAAAAAGTTATTTAGTACATTCTACTTTGAAAAAGATTGACAAAAAACTTCCTTCTGACTTATTTTTAAGAATCCACAGATCATATATTATAAATACTTCAGAAATTATAGACATAGAGGATAATAGTGTTTTAATTAAAAAGCATGTTATTCCTATTAGTAGATCACATAAATCAGAATTAATAAAGAGATTAAATCTTTTATAAAATTTTTTATCTAAGACTTCTTGCCATTCAGCTACAATAAGTATTCACTCATCGAAATTCAATAATAAAAAAGATAGAAAAAAAGTATCTTTGAAGTGTATTTAGAGGTAAGTACAATTTCATAATAAAAGGTTGAGTTAAATATCATAATGAAATACAATCGTAGGTTGGGGGATTTACTGATTGTTTAAAAAAAGCCAAAGATTAGTCTTTGGCTTTTTTTTGTGCTATTTTTTTTAAAAAATATTATTAAGTTTTAAGTAAGGTTTTAGTGTTTCCTTAATTATAGTTTTAAAGCAGATATAACTATTTCTTTTAGATTCTTAAATGTTTATAAAGAATTCTAATCTTACGCTTTTTAAATTTTATAAGAAATAATATCCATTTTTTCAATGAAAATAAATTCACAGATTTTTAAAGTTAATAGGAAAAATAAAGAGAATTTGGCGGAGGGAGAGGTTTAAAAGCAAAAAAACCGTTGAAAATCATAAGATTAACAACGGTTATTGTACTGAAGGCGGGACTTGAACCCGCACGGCCATTACTGACCACTGGATTTTAAGTCCAGCGTGTCTACCAATTCCACCACTTCAGCATTGGTATGCTATGTCATAATAGAGCGAAAGACGGGATTTGAACCCGCGACCCCCACCTTGGCAAGGTGATGCTCTACCCCTGAGCTACTTTC from Polaribacter sp. ALD11 includes the following:
- a CDS encoding thioredoxin domain-containing protein, with protein sequence MPKYETLIYLFFLIIFISCTENIKKDKHQFTNDLVHETSPYLLQHAHNPVNWKAWNEKSLATAKTANKLIVISVGYAACHWCHVMEEESFEDSIVAKIMNKNFINIKVDREERPDVDKVYMKAVQLMTGSGGWPLNVIALPDGRPIFGGTYFPKEQWLKILEQTAEGFKNRPEDFYAFADKLEVGIKDLDLVHLNTAEPVFTKTFIEKEVEKWRISFDANFGGTNNPPKFMMPNNYQFLMRYAYQDDDEKLMKHIENTLHKMAFGGIFDQINGGFSRYSVDKKWHIPHFEKMLYDNAQLVSLYANAYQITKNKTYKEVVYETLDFVKKELTSPEGMFYSSLDADSYNHEGKLEEGAYYSWTKTTLKTLLKSNFDLFSKYYNINDFGFWEEDKFVLIKTIDDVGFCKENNISISKLKEYKINWKKTLREEQEKRKKPRLDDKSLTSWNGLMITGYLDAYSVFNEKKYLDAALKNAHFILNNQLLEDGRLYHNYKKGKSSINGYLEDYAAIVEAFIKLHQVTSEEIWLQKAKELTMYAIEHFYDETSKMFYFTSKKDAPLVAKTIEYQDNVIASSNSIMAKNLFALSHHLSDKKYLKMATSMLNNIKPKIVDHAASFSNWLAVMLNYTNPYYEVVIAGKYAKKKLAELHKNYLPNILISYSTENSNLPLLENRFTENETYIYVCVNSSCKLPVTTISETLNLMEK
- a CDS encoding LytTR family DNA-binding domain-containing protein — translated: MNQVYSLKGVHKEEGSNESLIFLKVYKKLVKIKCEDILYVESLKDYIKVFTNKEHYLVHKYLTSIREELPENNFIRIHRSYTIAIDRVKKYRR
- a CDS encoding PID-CTERM protein-sorting domain-containing protein, which gives rise to MKKIKLTVLIIVLLTTQLVCGQIVPPPSPGPPPPPGLPVDGGLVFLLISGLIYGVKKLKK
- a CDS encoding riboflavin synthase, with protein sequence MFTGIIETLGTITNLVKEQENLHLTIKSSITNELKIDQSVAHNGVCLTVVGIKSDEYTVTAIKETLNKTNIGSLKVSEKVNLERGMKLGDRLDGHIVQGHVDETGVCTSIENQNGSTVFTFKYNSEKNNITIEKGSITINGVSLTVINSEDNSFSVAIIPYTYSNTSFKNLSVNDKVNLEFDVIGKYVSRLTKK
- the pdxA gene encoding 4-hydroxythreonine-4-phosphate dehydrogenase PdxA — protein: MGEKTDKIIVGISIGDLNGIGIEVILKTFEDKRMLDFCTPVLFGSTKVISYHKKALNIELPVHGITSINQVNHSKINILNIWKEEVAIQLGEATKISGGYAAKSLEEAVKHLKEKTIDVLLTAPINKETIQSENFNFPGHTEYLEANLEGKSLMILMTDQLRIGLITGHIPISEVAEAITPEIIKEKVETMYTSLKTDFGISKPKIAVLGLNPHCGDKGVIGKEDDEIIKPTIAEIAASGKLVFGPYAADGFFGSETYRQFDGVLATYHDQGLAPFKALSFGNGVNFTAGLSEIRTSPDHGTGFDIAGKNKANPSSFKEALFTAIQIYKTRNEYKELTKNPLLVKH
- a CDS encoding DUF177 domain-containing protein; the protein is MKDLKQFNIPFVGLKEGKHLFEYSIDNTFFEIYNYSEFEKSSINVTLEFVKKSTLFELVFTASGTVNVPCDVTNEYFDLEITSTLPLIVKFGPEYNDDNEEILILPHEVYQFSVAQFIYEMIVLGIPNRRIHPKVLDGTMESEALDKLEELEVKEVKTVQTTDPRWDKLKNLITEKKT
- the rpmF gene encoding 50S ribosomal protein L32 → MAHPKRKISKTRRDKRRTHYKASDQQIATDPTTGEAHLYHRAHWHEGKLYYRGQIVLESATVEA
- a CDS encoding beta-ketoacyl-ACP synthase III; this encodes MTKITAAISAVGKYVPEYVLTNKELEAYVETNDEWITSRTGIKERRILKGEGLGTSYMAIKASEDLISKSNIDPKEIDLVIVATATPDLPVACTAAYVATEIGATNAFGYDLQAACSSFLYGMSTASSYIESGRYKKVLLIGADKMSSIIDYSDRATCIIFGDGAGAALFEPNYEGLGLQDEYLRSDGIGRDFLRIEAGGSQMPTTQKTVEEKRHFVYQEGKTVFKYAVSNMAEVAEKMLTRNNLTEPDIQWLVAHQANKRIIEATAKRVGVSAEKVMMNIHRYGNTTSATLPLLLADYESQLKKGDNLIFAAFGGGFTWGAAYLKWAYNS
- the accB gene encoding acetyl-CoA carboxylase biotin carboxyl carrier protein; the encoded protein is MDIKEIQNLIKFVAKSGASEVKLEMEDVKITIKTGSEKTETTIVQAAPMQGMPHMAAPMAAAPVAEQPATVGSTESEDAKFITIKSPIIGTFYRKPSPDKPNFAEVGTEVSIGDTVCVIEAMKLFNEIESEISGKIVKVLVDDSSPVEFDQPLFLVDPS
- the accC gene encoding acetyl-CoA carboxylase biotin carboxylase subunit, which produces MFKKILIANRGEIALRVIRTCREMGIKTVAVYSTADAESLHVRFADEAVCIGPPQSSESYLKMSNIIAAAEITNADAIHPGYGFLSENAKFSNLCEEHNIKFIGATGRMIDQMGDKANAKSTMIEAGVPCVPGSEGVIANFEECKKVAIETGYPVMLKASAGGGGKGMRAVWKAEDLKDAWDSARQESKAAFGNDDMYMEKLIEEPRHIEIQIVGDSFGKACHLSERDCSVQRRHQKLTEETPSPFMTDELREKMGDAAVKAAEYIKYEGAGTVEFLVDKHRNFFFMEMNTRIQVEHPITEEVVNYDLIREQILVAAGVPISGKNYYPKMHSIECRINAEDPYNNFRPAPGKITTFHAPGGHGIRIDTHVYAGYMIPPNYDSMIAKLITTAQTREEAINKMKRALDEFVIEGVKTTIPFHRQLMDHPDYVAGNYTTKFMEDFVMK
- a CDS encoding Lrp/AsnC family transcriptional regulator, giving the protein MKIDGIDKTIIKRLVKDARTPILSIAREVGVSGAAIHQRLKKLEKSKLIEGYSMILNPEALGYTTTAFVGVYLDSSSQLSSTIKRLKEIPEVIESHYTTGNYAVFIKVLCKNNKSLKDILNDKIQPIKNVLRTETFISLEQQVKRQINI